A genomic segment from Glycine soja cultivar W05 chromosome 18, ASM419377v2, whole genome shotgun sequence encodes:
- the LOC114395412 gene encoding hydroxyproline O-galactosyltransferase GALT6-like, with product MKRVKKLYPFLVLPNRPKPLQIFMAVMFLYLLFTTFEIETSLGFRTRFVSVSSLLGNEDQHQRTHSSKASNFPSQGVFQGSLHRKALQGLQKVSTLSFIEALNDTTVEENMFSELHKAARHAWVEGKRLWEQVESVKETMNVARFKAENLSDSCQHSISLSGSELRKQNKGVMVMVLPCGLTLGSHVTVVGTPRWAHWEDDPKISVVKEEEGKVMVSQFMMELQGLKSVDKEEPPRILHFNPRLKGDYSGRPVIEQNTCYRMQWGSALRCEGWKSRADEDTVDGQVKCEKWIRDDDSHAEEAKATWWLTRLIGRTKKVTIDWPYPFVEARLFVLTVSAGMEGYHVSVDGRHVTSFPYRTGFSLEDSTGLSIKGDVDVHSIYAASLPTSHPSFAPQMHLELLPQWKAPPLVHVNVELFIGILSAGNHFAERMAVRKSWMQHKLIKSSNVVSRFFVALHGRKDLNMEIKKEADYFGDIIIVPYMDHYDLVVLKTIAITEYGIRSVAAKYIMKCDDDTFVRIESIISEARKVGSGRSLYIGNMNYHHRPLRSGKWAVTYEEWSEEEYPTYANGPGYTISADIAQFIVSNFEEHRLKLFKMEDVSMGMWVEQFNSSRPVEYVHSFKFCQFGCIEDYYTAHYQSPRQMTCMWDKLQQKGKPLCCNMR from the exons ATGAAGAGGGTGAAGAAGCTATACCCATTTTTGGTCCTACCCAACAGGCCTAAACCTCTTCAAATTTTCATGGCTGTGATGTTCCTCTACTTGCTCTTCACCACCTTCGAAATCGAAACCTCTCTTGGTTTCAGAACGAGGTTTGTGTCAGTGTCCTCATTGTTGGGGAATGAAGATCAACACCAACGTACCCATTCCAGCAAAGCCTCAAACTTTCCCTCACAAGGGGTGTTCCAAGGCTCACTGCATCGAAAAGCCTTGCAGGGTTTGCAGAAAGTTTCCACCTTGAGTTTCATCGAGGCTTTGAATGACACCACTGTGGAAGAAAACATGTTTTCTGAACTCCACAAGGCAGCTAGGCATGCTTGGGTTGAAGGGAAGAGGCTCTGGGAACAAGTTGAGAGTGTGAAAGAAACCATGAATGTGGCAAGGTTCAAGGCTGAGAACCTTTCTGATTCGTGTCAGCATTCAATTTCATTATCTGGGTCTGAATTGAGGAAGCAGAATAAAGGGGTCATGGTGATGGTGCTTCCTTGTGGTTTGACATTGGGGTCTCACGTGACTGTTGTGGGGACCCCACGTTGGGCTCACTGGGAGGACGATCCTAAGATATCTGTGGTGAAGGAAGAGGAGGGAAAGGTAATGGTGTCGCAGTTCATGATGGAGCTTCAGGGTTTGAAGAGTGTGGACAAGGAAGAGCCTCCTAGGATACTGCATTTCAATCCCAGGTTGAAGGGGGATTATAGTGGGAGGCCTGTGATTGAGCAGAACACTTGTTACAGGATGCAGTGGGGTTCTGCTCTCAGGTGTGAGGGATGGAAGTCCCGAGCTGACGAGGATACAG TTGATGGACAGGTGAAATGTGAAAAGTGGATTCGTGATGATGATAGCCATGCAGAAGAGGCAAAGGCAACATGGTGGTTAACCAGACTGATTGGGCGAACTAAGAAGGTTACTATAGATTGGCCATACCCTTTTGTAGAGGCTAGATTGTTTGTTCTCACCGTGAGTGCTGGCATGGAAGGCTACCATGTTAGTGTGGATGGAAGGCATGTGACATCTTTTCCCTATCGCACG GgattttctcttgaggattcaACTGGTCTATCCATAAAAGGGGATGTTGATGTGCACTCTATATATGCAGCTTCCTTACCCACATCACATCCAAGTTTTGCTCCACAGATGCATCTTGAATTGCTTCCTCAATGGAAAGCTCCACCTCTTGTACACGTGAATGTGGAGCTTTTCATTGGAATACTTTCTGCTGGCAACCATTTTGCTGAGCGGATGGCAGTAAGGAAATCATGGATGCAACATAAACTAATCAAATCTTCAAATGTCGTATCTCGGTTCTTTGTTGCCTTG CATGGAAGGAAAGATTTAAATATGGAGATAAAGAAAGAAGCAGATTATTTTGGCGATATTATTATAGTCCCCTACATGGATCATTATGACCTTGTTGTGTTGAAGACGATAGCTATCACTGAATATGGG ATTCGCTCAGTGGCTGCCAAGTATATCATGAAGTGTGATGATGACACGTTTGTCAGAATAGAGTCTATCATCAGCGAAGCAAGAAAAGTAGGAAGTGGTAGAAGTCTCTATATAGGAAATATGAATTACCACCATAGGCCCCTACGTTCTGGCAAATGGGCAGTAACATATGAG GAATGGTCAGAGGAAGAGTATCCTACCTATGCTAATGGTCCAGGCTATACAATCTCTGCAGACATTGCCCAGTTCATTGTATCCAACTTCGAGGAGCACAGATTAAAA TTATTTAAAATGGAGGATGTTAGCATGGGAATGTGGGTAGAGCAATTCAACAGTTCAAGGCCAGTTGAGTATGTGCACAGCTTCAAGTTCTGCCAATTTGGGTGCATTGAAGATTACTACACTGCACATTACCAATCTCCAAGACAAATGACCTGTATGTGGGACAAGTTGCAACAAAAGGGAAAGCCCCTATGTTGCAACATGAGATAA